The Gordonia mangrovi genome includes the window TCTGAAGAAGTCGGTGCTGGAACTGGGTGGGTCGGACCCGTTCATCCTGCTCGACACCGAGGACATGTCGCGCACGGCGGGGATCGCGGCGAAGGCCCGGCTGTCCAACGCCGGACAGGCCTGCAACTCGCCGAAGCGCTTCATCGTCCTTGATCATCTCTACGACGACTTTGTGAAGGAGCTGGTCAGCCAGTTCGAGTCGGTCACCGTCGGCGATCCGACGGACCCGGACACCGACATGGGTCCGCTCTCGTCGATCTCGGCGCGCGACGGCGTGGCCGAGCAGGTCGACACCGCGGTGAAACAGGGCGCCACACTGCACACCGGCGGCCGATCGCTGGACCGGGACGGCGCGTTCTACGCCCCGACGGTGCTCACCGGGATCACCAGCGAGATGGACGCCTACTCCGAGGAGATCTTCGGGCCGGTCGGCATGGTGTACCGGGCGTCGTCGATCGACGACGCCGTCGAACTCGCCAACGACGTCGGGTTCGGGCTCAGCGGGTCGGTGTGGAGCACCGATCTGGACAAGGCCCAGCAGGTCGCCGACCGGCTCGAGGTCGGTATGGCATACGTCAACGAGCACGGCACCACCCTGCCCGGACTGCCGTTCGGCGGTGTGAAGCGCTCCGGCTACGGGCGTGAACTCGGACGCTGGGGTATGGGCGAATTCGTCAACACCCGCCTGCGTCGGACATCCACCGAGTAGGCCGGGCCCCCTGCAAGTAGTCCCGTCAGAAGCGGCCGCCGACCCCGATCCTTCCGGAACTGCCCGAACCGCCGAAGGAGCCGGGGCTGCGGCCGCCGCTGCCGTAGCCACCGCCGAATCCGCCGCCTCCCCAGCCGCCGCGCCCGCCGCCCATGGTGCCGCGCAGAAAACTGTCGACCAGGATGCCGCCGAGCACGGCACCGCCGACGGAAGGCCCCGTCGGGTGCGGTGTCTGGTTCTGTTGCCACTGCACTACGTCACCCTGCGCCGCCATCAACGCCTGGTCGGCCAGATAGCCTGCGCGGCGGGCGCTCTGGGCGGCCCGCACGGCGTCGGTGGTACCGGCGGCGGTGGCCTCGGCCAGCAGTCGCTGGGCTTCGGCGAGCCGGGTGCGGGCAGTGGACTGGATGGCGCCGCGCCGGGTCGAGATGAAATCGTTCGCGGCCGACACCTTTGCCTGCGCGGCGGTCACCGCCGAGTTCAGCAGCTCGGCGCGGCGCTGGCGCTCCGCCGAACTCGCCCGTGCATCCGCGAGTGCGTCGTCGAGGTCGGCGTCGGCATCCACCAGCGCGGTGAACGTGCCGAGCGGGTCGTCACCGAACTCCGTGCGTGCCGCCGACAGTGCGCTGGTCGCCCGTTGTACCGCGGTGGCCAGTGCGGGACCGCCGTCGCCGCTCAGCGCCGCGGCCTCGGCCAGTTCCCCGTCGACCTCGTCGATCAGTGCGGGCATCCGGGTGTGGGCGGCGGCGATATTCGCCTCTGCGTTGTCGATCGCGTCGAGCAGCCGGTTGGCCTGCTCCAGGGCACCCTCGGCGGAGCGGATCGCCGCCACCGCGGGCCCCTGTTCGCCGGCCGGCGCCGACACGGCCTCCCGCCCCTGATCGGCGCTGTGTTCGGCGAACTCGATCTCCTCGCGCGCCAGGTCGACGTTGTCGGTGATCGACACGAGCACCGTCTCGCCGTGTCGGCCGATCAAAGAGTCCAGCTTGATCTGCGACTGCTCCATCCGGGCGCGCACCGCGACCAGCTTCTGGGTGAGCTCGGCCAGCCGCGAATCGGCGTTGATCAGCAGGTTGCGCATCGCGTCGAAGCTCTCCACCTGGGCATCGAGCGCCGCATCGACATCGGTGCAGGTGGTGATGATCTGGACCAGCATGGCGCGTTGCTCGTCCGGGGTCTCCGGGATCGAGTCGTCGAGGAGTTGACGCACGGTGAACGATTCGGCCAGCCCGCGTTTGGCCTCGGCGAGGGCTTCGGTGAACGGCGCGGTCTCCACCTGCCCGAACTCACTGATCGCCAGAGCCAGTTCTTCTTCGCTGGTGCGGATGGCGTTGTCGGTGTCGGTCAGTACTTCGCGCGACCACGGGTCGAGCACGTCGAGCGGCTGTGCCACCAGCTGCTCGCCGGTCAGCTCCTGCTCCCGCATGGCTTCCACGCCGGCCTCGATGCGTTGCCGCTTGCGGCGCCGCCGGTACAGCAGGAAGCCGCCACCGCCGACCACCGCGACCCCGCCGACGGCGAGCGCGGTGTAGAGACCGGCATTCGACGGTGTCATCGCGGCGTTGATGCCGTCGACGGCGGCCTGGCCGGCGCCGGCCCAGTCGCTGTCTTTCAGGGCCGGGACGATGTCGCCGCGCGCGATGTCCTCGATGGCGGACTGGTCGAGGCCCTCCACCGATTCGGGCGCGTTGAAGTAGTACGCGCGGTCGTCGGTCGCGACGGCAAGCAGTACGTCAGTGTCGCCGAGATCGCTGATGGCCGCGGTCTGCGTGGCCCACTGCTCGGCGGACATTCCGTCGAAGTCGCGCACGTAGACCACCCACAGCTGCACCTCGTGATCGGTGTAGAGCTGGTCGATCGACGCCTGCAGGTCGGTGCGCTGGGCGGTGGTGAGCACGTTGGCCGAGTCCACGACCTGGGTGGGGAGCCGCGACGGCGGCTCGGCGTGGGCCCGTGCGGACAGGAGGACGGCGGGCGCGACGAGCGCGACAAGACCGAGGACGGCGACGGTCAGGCCCAGCCGACGGAGCAGCGTGGCAGAGGCAAGCATGCGTCCCAATCTATCCGCCACATCCGACCGTGCGGGCGTGCCGTCGTCCCCGGCCGTGTCGGTCGGTGACCGCGGTCGGTCAGCTGAGGTGTCCGATCAGCTGTTCTGACTGTCGCGCCACTTGCAGACGGCTTCGAGAACCGACAGGTCGTAGTCGGGGCCGCTCGACCCGACCGTGAGCAGCGAGATACCTGCCTTCACCAGTTCGTCGGCCTCGCGCAGCGCGTCGTCGACGGTCCGCGCCTGCAGCGCGGCGGAGTGTTCGATCTGGATGGGGTCGCGGCCGACCGTCGCGCAGTGGTCGGCGAGGATGTCCGCTTTGCGTTCATAGGTGGGCACGTCGACGAAGAAGTGCCAGATGTTCGCGTGTTCGGCGACGTAGCGCAGCGTCTTCTTCTCCCCACCGCCACCGATGAGCACCGGGATGTCGCGGGTGGGCTGCGGATTCAGCTTGCCCAGCCGGTCGGCGATCCGGGGCAGCGACTCGCCGAGGTCGTTCAGTCGTCCGCCGGCGGTGCCGAACTCGTAGCCGTACTCGTCGTAGTCCTTCTGGAACCAGCCCGATCCGATACCCAGGATGAGACGGCCGTCCGAGATGTGGTCGACGGTGCGGGCCATATCCGCGAGCAACTCCGGGTTGCGGTAGGAGTTGCAGGTGACCAGCGCACCGATCTCCACGCGGCTGGTCTGTTCGGCCCACGCGCCGAGCATCGTCCAGCATTCGAAATGCTCACCGTCGGGGTCGCCGTAGAGCGGGTAGAAGTGATCCCAGTTGAACGCGATGTCGACGCCCATGTCCTCGGCGCGGCGGACCGCGTCGCGGATCATCGGATACTGGGGGGCGTGCTGCGGCTGCAGCTGGACACCGACGCGGACAGGGAAATCGCGAGCTGTGAACGTCATGAGTTCCAGTCTGCCGAAGGAAAGCCGCTGCGTCATTGTCCGAATCAGGTTGTCCTGGGCGGTGGTAAGCAGGACGGGTGACGATGCGACCGCATGCTCCCCACCTGTCCGAACTGCGCCGGCGCACCAGCATCAAGTGGCGCGCGTACCCCGATGACGTCGTGCCGATGTTCGTCGCCGAGATGGACTTCGAGCTCGCGCCGGTGGTCGCCGACGCGATGATCGACCAGATCCGCGCTTCCGACGTCGGCTACTCGGGCGGCGCGGGCGCGGTCGGGGAGGCGTTCGCGGGGTTCGCGCAGCGCCGCTGGGCATGGGACGTCGCTCCCACCGACATCCGCCTCACCACCGACGTCAGCGTGGTGATCGTGGAGGCGTTGCGGGTCGCCATCTCCCCGGGTGATCGGGTGATCATCACCCCGCCGGTGTATCCGCCGTTCTTCGAACTCATCCCCGAGGCCGGCGGGCAGGTGTGCGAGGTGCCGTTGCGGTGCGACGAGGACCGCACCTGGTCGCTCGACCTCGACGGGATCGGCCGTGAACTCGCGGCCGGGGCGCGCGCGGTGCTGTTGTGTCACCCGCACAATCCGCTCGGCCTGATCCATCCGGCCGACGACCTCGTCGCGCTGGCCGAACTCGCCGCGACACACGGTGCGATGGTGATCAGCGACGAGATCCACGCGCCGCTGGTCCATCCCGGCCGGGAGTTCACGCCGTTCCTCGCGACGGGCGACATCGCACGGCAGGTCGGCATCGCCGCCCACTCCGCGAGCAAGGGTTTCAACATCGCCGGTGCCAAGTGCGCGTTGATGATCGCCGCGTCGGACACCACGCGGGCGACGCTGGACCGCCAGCCCGAGGAGGTGGGTGTGCGCACCAGCATCATCGGCCGCGCGGGGACCGCGGCAGGGTTCGCGAAGGGGGACGACTGGCTCGACGCGACACTCGAGGTCCTCGTCGGGAACCTGGATCTGCTGTCCGGCTGGCTCGAGGCCGAGTTGCCCGAGGTGACGCTGCACCGACCGGCGGCTTCGTACCTGGCGTGGCTCGACTTCCGGGCCACCGGCCTCGGCGACGACCCCGCCGCTGCGATCCTGGAGAAGGGGCGGGTGGCCCTGCACTCCGGACCCGCGTTCGGTCGTGCGGGCACGGGGTTCGCGCGGCTCAATGTGGGCTGCTCGCCGGAGTTGCTCCGTGCGGGTCTGGCCGGGATACAGCGCGCCGTCCGCTGAGCTCGACGGTCTCGAATGGGTTGCTGACCTGGTACTTCGCTGTGTTGCAACGTTCTGTACGTGACTGCAACGTAGGTGCAACGCGGCCGCTCCTACGCTGTGCATCAGATCACATCGACCCCGTTGCGTGGGGCGGGTGACACCACCGGAGAACACCTCAATCGGAACAGCATGAGGAGCAGTAGATGACCGTCTTCGCGAAACCCGGAACCGACGGCTCGGTGATGAGCTACGAGTCCCGCTACGACAACTGGATCGGCGGCCAGTGGACGCCGCCGGTGAAGGGACAGTACTTCGAGAACCCGTCACCGGTGGACGGCAAGACGTTCTGTGAGGTCGCCCGCTCGACCTCCGAGGACATCGAACTCGCGCTGGACGCCGCGCACAAGGCCGCCCCGCAGTGGGGCAAGGTGCCGGTTGCCGAGCGGTCGCTGGTCCTGCTGCGCATCGCCGACCGGATGGAAGAGAACCTCGAGAAACTTGCCGTCGCCGAGACCTGGGACAACGGCAAGGCCGTCCGCGAGACCCTGGCCGCCGACATCCCGCTGGCCATCGACCACTTCCGCTACTTCGCCGGCGCGTTGCGTGCCCAGGAGGGTTCGATCTCCGAAGTCGACGAGGACACCGTCGCCTACCACTTCCACGAGCCGCTCGGCGTTGTCGGACAGATCATCCCGTGGAACTTCCCGATCCTGATGGCCGTGTGGAAGCTGGCCCCGGCACTGGCCGCAGGCAACGCGGTGGTGCTCAAGCCGGCCGAGCAGACCCCCGCATCGATTCTCTACCTGATGAGCCTCATCGCCGACCTGCTGCCCGCCGGCGTCCTGAACGTCGTCAACGGGTTCGGTGTCGAGGCAGGTAAGCCGCTCGCCTCCAGCAACCGCATCCGCAAGATCGCCTTCACCGGTGAGACCACCACCGGCCGCCTGATCATGCAGTACGCCTCGGAGAACCTGATCCCGGTCACCCTGGAGCTGGGCGGCAAGAGCCCGAATATCTTCTTCGACGACGTGATGAGCGCCGACGACGGGTTCCTCGACCGGGCGCTGGAAGGCTTCTCGATGTTCGCGCTGAATCAGGGCGAGGTCTGCACCTGCCCGAGCCGCGCACTCATCCAGGAGAACATCTTCGACGACTTCATCGCCAAGGCCGTCGACCGGGTCGGCCAGATCAAGCAGGGCAACCCGCTCGACACCGACACGATGATGGGCGCCCAGGCCTCCAACGACCAGTTCGAGAAGATCAGCTCGTACCTGGAGATCGGCAAGCAGGAGGGCGCAAAAGTGCTCACCGGTGGCGAGCCCGCCGATCTCGGCGGCGACCTGTCGGGCGGCTACTACATCAAGCCGACCGTGTTCGACGGCCACAACAAGATGCGCATCTTCCAGGAGGAGATCTTCGGGCCGGTGCTCGCGGTGACCACGTTCTCCGACTACGCGGACGCCATCCACATCGCCAACGACACCCTCTACGGCCTCGGTGCCGGCGTGTGGAGCCGCGACGGCGCCACCGCCTACCGTGCCGGCCGCGAGATCCAGGCCGGTCGCGTGTGGACCAACACCTATCACGACTACCCGGCCCACGCCGCATTCGGTGGTTACAAGCAGTCGGGCATCGGGCGTGAGACCCACCTGATGATGCTCGAGCACTACCAGCAGACCAAGAACCTGCTGGTCGGCTACGCCCAGAATGCCAAGGGCTTCTTCTGATCCGAGGCGCAACCCAGAAAGCAGAGGTGAAAACCCGTGTCGGACCAGCAGGTTCCTGATCGGGTGGTCGCCACAGACACCGCCGTGCAGCTCCTGACGAAACTGTCGGAGCTGCACGGCGGCCTCATGATCCATCAGTCAGGTGGATGCTGTGACGGCTCGGCCCCCATGTGCTATCCGGTCGGCGAGTACCGCGTCGGCCAGCGCGACGTCCTCGTCGGTGAGATCGAACTGACCGAACCCCTTCCCGCCGTGCGGGTCTGGATCAACGGAGATCAGTTCGAGCTGTGGAAGCACACGCAACTGATCCTCGACGTGGTGACCGGCCGTGGTGCCGGGTTCAGTCTGGAAGCGCCGGAAGGCGTTCGCTTTCTCTCGCGCTCACGGGCGTTCAGTCCGGAGGAGAACGAGGCGCTCGAGGCGAATCCGCCTCAGACGGGTGCCGCCGTCGGCGCGTGACACTGCGACTCGGCTACTGTTCGAACCCCACAAAGGTGGCGGCTTCCTCAACCGACTTACGTTCGGAGACCACGGCATTGGCCGGGAAGGTGTGATCCGGCCAGCCCAGCGCGATGCTCTTCATGATCACTTGGTCGTCCGGGATGCCGGCATGTTCTCGCACCACGGGCGACTGCATGATGCCCTGACTGTTGATCACCGCCCCCAACCCGCGCGACCAGGCCGCGTTGACCAGCGCGGTGGAGACCGCGCCGCAATCGAATGGTGTGTCGTCGCTGCCGTCGAGAATGCGGTCGTAGGTCACGATCACACAGACCGGGGCATCGAACTGACGGAACCCCCGCAGCACCCAGTCGTGCCGCATCTCCGTGTTGTCGCGGGCAATACCCATCGCGCCGAACAGCTGCTTGGCAACCCGGACTTGGCGTTCACGATGTGGGCCGGTGAACTTCTCGGCGCCCGTCCGGAACTCGCGTGAATGGGGCACGCCGGCGAGGTTGCGCTCGGTGTTTCCCGCCCGGATGCGATCGAGCGGCTCTCCCGTGATCACATGGAAATTCCAGGGCTGCGTGTTCATCGATGACGGGGCTCGCATCGCGAGGGCCAGGATTTCCTCGATCAGCTCGCGCGGGACCGGGTCCGGCGTGAACCCGCGGATGCTGCGACGCCCAAGGATCACTTCGTCGTACTGCATCGTCGATCTCCCCTCGCGTGAATCGAACATCACGGCAGTATTCCACGCTGCCCCTCGTCCAGCCACCAGCCCTGCACCATGCCTTCCGGCCGCCCGGGCTCGATGTAGTGCTCCGTCCCGAAGGCGAACGGGAACATCTCGACCGGTAGCTCGAGGAGCTGGCGGACGTCGGTCTGGCTGGCGTGACAGGCGAGCGCCTCGCGTTTGGTCATCACGTCGTCGCCGAGATCGACGGCCCAATGCAGTTCGGCCTCGGGCGTGCCGATCGGGTTCCCGTCATCGCCGCGCAGGTCCGGATCGAATCCTTCCATGCCCATCTCTTTGGCGAGGGTGAACAACTGTCGCATGAGGTCGCGGTTCATGGTGACCTCGAGGTAGCGGGGTCGCTTCGACGCGAGTTCGGCTGCGGCGCGGGTGGTGTGGTGCAGCATGATGTGATCGGGATGGCCGTAGCCGCCGTGCCAGTCGTAGCCGACGACGACATCGGCGGACTCCTGGTCCAGGATGTCGGCCAGACGACGGGCCGCTTCGCCGAGGTCGGCGCGCGAGAAGACCCCGTCGACGTTGTTCTGCGCCCATCCGGTCATCCCGGAGTCGCCGTAACCGAGCCACGCGATCCGGGCCGTGCCGGTGATGCGTGCGGACGCTTCGGCCTCACCGCGCCGACGGCTCACAATGGTCTCACCGGGTGCCAGATCGTCCGGGACGTCGCCGGGATCGCCGTCGGTGCAGTAGACCACCACCACACGGTGGCCTTCGCGCGATGCACGGATCATGCTGCCGGCGGTACCGGTCCCCTCGTCGTCGGGATGCGCGTGGACGAAGACGATTGTGCTCATGGGTCGATCATGCTCGCCCCGGGGTTCTACTCGGTTGGCGGGCTCGTTGTGCACAGCTCGAAAGGTGCGCTGAGCTGCGGCGACGAAACTTGTCGGTGGTTGCCGATAGCTTGGTGTCATGAAATCGAGCGCACCGGCGTTGGCCCAGATGGCCGACGATGAACAGCACTCGGCCACCGAGTTGGTCGAGGTGCTCCATCACACGAACGCGGTGCGCGCATCGGCCGATTACCGGATGTTGCAGGCGGCCGGCCTGATCCATGAGGAACGCGAACAAGATCATCTGGTGCGGTTGGCCGCCGCCCTCGGTGAGTCGGAGACTTCGCTGGCCAACCTGGAACGCCTCGCACTGCGCGCGGCGGCCGGGGAGGACCCGCGCGCTCAGTACGGGCCCACCGGCCTGGAGATGGCCATCGCCGAGGTCGGTGCCGCGTTGACGGTGCCGCCTGGGCGGGCGCGGGAGTTCATCGAGGCCGGCAGCGTGTTGCGTCACCAATTGCCGTTCACCGGCGCCACTCTGGGTGCCGGGCGGATCGATCTGGCGCGGTTTCTGCTGGTGGTGCGTCGCACCACCCTGGTCGACTCCGCGAAGTTCGACGTGCTCGACAAAGAGATCGCCGCGGCCATCGAATCGCGGGAGCCGATGTCGATGACTCGGTTCACCACGATGATCGACAAGTTGATCGCCGACGTCGACCCGGCCGCGGTGCGTCGCCGCCGAGAACGCGTGGATGCCGACCGCGACATCAGTGTGCGACCCGACCGCCACACGCCGGGACAGTCCCGCATCGGGGGTGTGTTGCCGGCCGAGCAGGCCGCCGCGATTGATGCCCGTCTGTCGGCGATGGCTGCTGGCGTGCATCCCGACGACCCGCGCACCGCGGCCCAGCGCCGCGCCGATGCGTTGGTCGCCCTCGCCGACGGCGCCGACCGGTTGGTGTGCGGCTGCGAGGTCTGCACGACCGATGACGCCGAGGTCAGTGGTGAGGCCGAAAACAGTGGCGAACAGGACGTCGCTCCGGCCGCATCAGTCGATGCCGATGCCGATGCCGATGCCGATGCCGACACGTCGGACTGCGCACCGCGTCCGACCTTCCACATCGTGGTGAATCTGAGCACCCTGCTCGGCCACGACGATGATCCGGCCTTCCTCGACGGCCAGGGCATCATCGACGCCGACACCGCCCGCGCCTTGCTGGCCGAGGCCAAGCGCTGCTACGTCACCCCCGACACCACCAATCTCGCACAGGCCGACCGGTATGCACCGTCGAAGAAGCTCGCCGACCTGATCCGGGCGGGCGAATTGTGTTGCAGCTTTCCCGGCTGCAACAACCGTGCCTATCACGCCGATGTCGACCATTCGGTTCCGCACGGCGAAGGTGGTGCGACCGATGCGCGAAACCTCAAGCCGCTGTGCAGGTTTCATCACAGGATCAAAACGTTCGCGACGGGGTGGCGCGACTATCAGGATCCGTTGGGCACGGTGTTCTTCCAATCACCGACCGGTCATACCTACCTGGGTAACGCGTTCACCGGGCGTGATCTGTTCGGGTCGCTGACCTGCAGCACCCGGCCACCCGACGATCCGGCCCGACAACGCATCGACACCATCCGCGACCGACGCTCGAGGTCGGTCAAGCGCGCCGACACACGCGCGATGGAACGCTGGAACAAGCAGAACCCACCACCGTTCTGAGTGTGCGGGGGGATCTCGATACGCCCTCGGCTAGCGCCTCGGGCTGCTTGATCAGCAGTCGGGTGTTCTGCACCACATCGACGCTTGCGGATTTGCAACCCTACCCTCCCCGAAGGGTAGAGTTCCGCGTGTCGCCGGCGCGGTGGCCGCCGGCATTCGTCTCGCCGATCGCAATGATGCGGTCGGCGCCCAGCATCGTTGTAGGTGACGAGATCACCGTGTGCCGTCGTGCGCTTGGCGGCGGCCCGAAGGAGATGTCCATGTCGTCGACCACCGTGGTCTCGCCCCAGCGCGAGCAGTCGGTCATCGCCGCGCTGCGCTCGCCGCGTCGACTCCGCACCGAGGTCCTCGCCGGCCTCGTCGTCGCACTCGCACTGATCCCGGAGGCGATCTCGTTCTCGATCATCGCCGGTGTCGACCCGCGCGTCGGGCTGTTCGCCTCGTTCACGATGGCGGTCACCATCGCCATTGTCGGCGGCCGGCCCGCGATGATCTCTGCGGCCACCGGCGCGGTCGCGCTGGTGGTGGCGCCGCTGGTGGCCAGCCACGGCCTCGACTACCTGATCGCCGCGGTGATCCTGGCCGGCATCTTCCAGATGCTGCTCGGCGGGCTCGGCGTGGCGAAACTGATGCGGTTCATCCCGCGCAGCGTGATGGTCGGCTTCGTCAACGCGCTGGCGATCCTGATCTTCAGCGCTCAGCTGCCGCATCTGCTCGGGGTGCCGTGGCTGGTGTATCCGATGGTGGCGATCGGCATCGCCATCATCGTGCTGATGCCGCGACTGACCACCGTCATCCCCGCTCCGCTGGTGGCCATCGTGCTGCTCACCGCGGTGACCATCGCCGCAAGTCTCTCGGTACCCAACGTCGGTGACGAGGGGGAACTGCCCGACAGTCTGCCCGCCTGGCTCATCCCCGACATCCCGTTCACCTGGGACACGCTCACCATCATCGCGCCCTATGCGTTCACGATGGCTTTGGTCGGACTGCTGGAGTCGCTGATGACCGCCAAGCTCGTCGACGACATCACCGACACCCACTCCGACAAGTCACGCGAGGCCGTCGGCCAGGGCGTGGCGAACATCGTCACCGGCTTCTTCGGCGGCATGGGCGGCTGCGCGATGATCGGCCAGACGATGATCAACGTGAAGTCCTCCGGCGCGCGGACGCGCATCTCCACCTTCCTCGCCGGTGTCTTCCTGCTCATCCTCGTCGTCGGCCTGGGGGATGTGGTGGCGCTGATCCCGATGGCTGCGCTCGTCGCGGTGATGATCATGGTGTCGGTCGCCACCTTCGACTGGCACAGCATCAACCCGAAGACGTTGCGGCGCATGCCCAAAAGCGAGATCACCGTCATGCTCGCCACCGTCGTCGTCACCGTCGTCACCCACAACCTGGCCTACGGCGTGATCGTCGGTGTCATCACCGCGATGGTGCTCTTCGCCCGTCGGGTGGCGCATCTGACCGAGGTCGTCGACGTGGCCCATCCCGACGAGGACACCCGCGTCTATGCCGTGCGCGGCGAGCTGTTCTTCGCCTCCAGCAATGACCTCGTCTACCAGTTCGACTACGTGGGCGATCCGCGCAACGTCGTCATCGACATGAGCGACTCGCACATCTGGGACGCCTCGACGGTGGCCACCCTCGATGCCATCACCACCAAGTACGCGGCCAAAGGCAAGACAGCCACCATCGTCGGGCTCAACGACAGCAGCGCCGAACGTCACGAACGACTCAGCGGCCATCTCGCCGGTGCGCACTGAGACCATGACCGGGAACCCAGGGCCGGACACGCAGGCGCCGGACACCGCCGACGACCTGTTCCAGATCGGTGAGGTGGCCAACCGCACCGAACTGTCCATCAAAACCATTCGGCACTACGACGAGGTCGGACTCGCTGCGCCATCGGCCCGGTCGGCCGGAGGTTTCCGGCTGTACACCCGTGGCGACATCGATCGACTGCTCGTCATCCGCCGGATGAAGCCGGCGGGATTCAGCCTCGACGACATGCGCCGCCTGCTCGACGCGGAGTCCGTGCTCGACGACCCGGACGCGACCGCCGACCGCAAGGTCGCCGCAGCAACCGAGCTCGCCGAGTTCCACGACCGCGCGCAGGAAGCGTGCCGAAAGCTCACCCGCCAACTGTCGTATGCCGAGGAGCTGACACAGCAACTCGCTGCCCGGGCCGCCGTTCGGTTCTGACCGTCCCCCGCTCGGGATGTGCAGCGATACCCTGCGGGTGGACGGTTTCGCAGTAGTGTCACATCCATGGCGCGGTGGTTCGATCAGACGATCGTCGACGAGGGTCGGTTGCCACTGTTCTTCCTGCTCGTCGCCTTCGTGATCACCTTCCTGTTCATCCGGTTCAGTGTGCGGATGATCCGGGCCGAGGTCAGCTGGTGGCCGGGCAACGTCACCCCCGGCGGGGTCCATGTGCATCACGTGTTCTTCGGGATGGTGCTGATGCTGTTGTCGGGCTTCGGGTTCTTTGTCGTGGACCCGTTCCGCACACCCGTCGCCGACTGCATCCTGGCGGCGCTGTTCGGCATCGGTGCGGCGCTGGTGCTCGACGAGTTCGCGCTGCTCCTGCATCTGCGCGATGTGTACTGGTCGGAGGAGGGTCGCACCTCGATCGACGCCGTGTTCGTGGCGATCGCGATCGGGCTGCTGTTCCTGATGGGGGTGCACCCGCTCGCCTCCGACGACGTCGTCGGCGGTTTCCGCGACGCCGCCGACAACTCCACCCGCATCGGTCTGGTGATAGCCGTGGCGATCAATGTCGCGTTGGCGATCATCACGCTGCTCAAGGGCAAGGTGTGGACGGGTCTGATCGGGTTGTTCTTCCCGTTCCTGCTGCTGTTCACCGCGATCCGGGTGGCCCGGCCCCGCTCACCGTGGGCGCGGTGGCGGTATGGCGAGCGCCCCCGCAAACAGCAGAAAGCACTCGACCGCGAGATGCGATATCGGGAACCGATCGTGCGCGCCAAAATCGTCGTGCAGGAGGCGGTGGCCGGCCGGTTCGGCCTGCCCGAGCAGCCGGCCGCCGCGCCGCGCGAACCGCGGGTAGAACCGGTCGCGGCGCGTCGCAGGCCCGGCCGGCTGATCACCGCGGTGCGCTGGCGTCGCACCCGCCGCGAACTGAAACGCGAGCCGCCGTGGCGGCTGCCGACACTGATGGTGTCCGCG containing:
- a CDS encoding LLM class F420-dependent oxidoreductase, with the translated sequence MTFTARDFPVRVGVQLQPQHAPQYPMIRDAVRRAEDMGVDIAFNWDHFYPLYGDPDGEHFECWTMLGAWAEQTSRVEIGALVTCNSYRNPELLADMARTVDHISDGRLILGIGSGWFQKDYDEYGYEFGTAGGRLNDLGESLPRIADRLGKLNPQPTRDIPVLIGGGGEKKTLRYVAEHANIWHFFVDVPTYERKADILADHCATVGRDPIQIEHSAALQARTVDDALREADELVKAGISLLTVGSSGPDYDLSVLEAVCKWRDSQNS
- a CDS encoding MalY/PatB family protein yields the protein MTMRPHAPHLSELRRRTSIKWRAYPDDVVPMFVAEMDFELAPVVADAMIDQIRASDVGYSGGAGAVGEAFAGFAQRRWAWDVAPTDIRLTTDVSVVIVEALRVAISPGDRVIITPPVYPPFFELIPEAGGQVCEVPLRCDEDRTWSLDLDGIGRELAAGARAVLLCHPHNPLGLIHPADDLVALAELAATHGAMVISDEIHAPLVHPGREFTPFLATGDIARQVGIAAHSASKGFNIAGAKCALMIAASDTTRATLDRQPEEVGVRTSIIGRAGTAAGFAKGDDWLDATLEVLVGNLDLLSGWLEAELPEVTLHRPAASYLAWLDFRATGLGDDPAAAILEKGRVALHSGPAFGRAGTGFARLNVGCSPELLRAGLAGIQRAVR
- a CDS encoding NAD-dependent succinate-semialdehyde dehydrogenase, whose protein sequence is MSTYVTANPTTGATEREFPGLSDDDVRAVAQRADAGFRQWRDTPVKQRAEVLARTAEIYEKRADELSAAITTEMGKPKAEADGEVQLAAAIYRWYADHGPELLETETLDPQGAQESIVQRRPVGPLVGVMPWNYPYYQVVRFVAPNLMVGNSIILKHASICAASSQLMAEILHEAGVPEDVYINAFASSGQVADLIADPIVQGVSLTGSEKAGASVAQTAAENLKKSVLELGGSDPFILLDTEDMSRTAGIAAKARLSNAGQACNSPKRFIVLDHLYDDFVKELVSQFESVTVGDPTDPDTDMGPLSSISARDGVAEQVDTAVKQGATLHTGGRSLDRDGAFYAPTVLTGITSEMDAYSEEIFGPVGMVYRASSIDDAVELANDVGFGLSGSVWSTDLDKAQQVADRLEVGMAYVNEHGTTLPGLPFGGVKRSGYGRELGRWGMGEFVNTRLRRTSTE
- a CDS encoding TPM domain-containing protein, producing MLASATLLRRLGLTVAVLGLVALVAPAVLLSARAHAEPPSRLPTQVVDSANVLTTAQRTDLQASIDQLYTDHEVQLWVVYVRDFDGMSAEQWATQTAAISDLGDTDVLLAVATDDRAYYFNAPESVEGLDQSAIEDIARGDIVPALKDSDWAGAGQAAVDGINAAMTPSNAGLYTALAVGGVAVVGGGGFLLYRRRRKRQRIEAGVEAMREQELTGEQLVAQPLDVLDPWSREVLTDTDNAIRTSEEELALAISEFGQVETAPFTEALAEAKRGLAESFTVRQLLDDSIPETPDEQRAMLVQIITTCTDVDAALDAQVESFDAMRNLLINADSRLAELTQKLVAVRARMEQSQIKLDSLIGRHGETVLVSITDNVDLAREEIEFAEHSADQGREAVSAPAGEQGPAVAAIRSAEGALEQANRLLDAIDNAEANIAAAHTRMPALIDEVDGELAEAAALSGDGGPALATAVQRATSALSAARTEFGDDPLGTFTALVDADADLDDALADARASSAERQRRAELLNSAVTAAQAKVSAANDFISTRRGAIQSTARTRLAEAQRLLAEATAAGTTDAVRAAQSARRAGYLADQALMAAQGDVVQWQQNQTPHPTGPSVGGAVLGGILVDSFLRGTMGGGRGGWGGGGFGGGYGSGGRSPGSFGGSGSSGRIGVGGRF
- the exaC gene encoding acetaldehyde dehydrogenase ExaC; translated protein: MTVFAKPGTDGSVMSYESRYDNWIGGQWTPPVKGQYFENPSPVDGKTFCEVARSTSEDIELALDAAHKAAPQWGKVPVAERSLVLLRIADRMEENLEKLAVAETWDNGKAVRETLAADIPLAIDHFRYFAGALRAQEGSISEVDEDTVAYHFHEPLGVVGQIIPWNFPILMAVWKLAPALAAGNAVVLKPAEQTPASILYLMSLIADLLPAGVLNVVNGFGVEAGKPLASSNRIRKIAFTGETTTGRLIMQYASENLIPVTLELGGKSPNIFFDDVMSADDGFLDRALEGFSMFALNQGEVCTCPSRALIQENIFDDFIAKAVDRVGQIKQGNPLDTDTMMGAQASNDQFEKISSYLEIGKQEGAKVLTGGEPADLGGDLSGGYYIKPTVFDGHNKMRIFQEEIFGPVLAVTTFSDYADAIHIANDTLYGLGAGVWSRDGATAYRAGREIQAGRVWTNTYHDYPAHAAFGGYKQSGIGRETHLMMLEHYQQTKNLLVGYAQNAKGFF